From the genome of Triticum aestivum cultivar Chinese Spring chromosome 3B, IWGSC CS RefSeq v2.1, whole genome shotgun sequence, one region includes:
- the LOC123064312 gene encoding uncharacterized protein, with protein MARLLLLAADHAAGAPGAASLVLVLVVVLVVAAVVVSLCTTSTHAKLWGRQRGSSSSAPLPKSDSSVGASNRRRLLSATLSGIGGKAARMVSWNRRSPAPGGSSDDEEAVADLGLDDDDEAVWRKAIIMGDKCRPLQFSGHIAFDSDGNQLPPPPPAAIKKAGPDVHAEN; from the coding sequence ATGGCAaggctcctcctcctcgccgccgaccacgCCGCCGGAGCGCCGGGGGCGGCGagtctcgtcctcgtcctcgtcgtggTGCTCGTCGTCGCGGCGGTCGTCGTGTCGCTCTGCACCACCAGCACGCACGCGAAGCTGTGGGGGCGGCAGCGCGGGTCCTCCTCGTCCGCGCCGTTGCCGAAATCGGACAGCAGCGTCGGCGCGAGCAACCGGAGGCGCCTGCTGTCGGCCACGCTGAGCGGGATCGGCGGCAAGGCGGCCAGGATGGTGTCGTGGAACAGGCGCTCTCCGGCGCCGGGCGGcagcagcgacgacgaggaggcggTGGCCGATCTGGGgctggacgacgacgacgaggccgtGTGGCGGAAGGCCATCATCATGGGGGACAAGTGCCGGCCGCTCCAGTTCTCCGGGCACATCGCCTTCGACTCCGACGGCAACCagctgcccccgccgccgccggcggcaatCAAGAAAGCCGGCCCCGACGTCCACGCCGAGAATTAA
- the LOC123068232 gene encoding protein WALLS ARE THIN 1, which yields MADAVDARRVCGMPEKAQLHVAMLALQFGYAGFHVVSRLALNMGISKLVFPVYRNIIALFLLVPFAYFLEKKDRPRLTLGLAVHFFFLALCGITANQGFYLLGLDNTSPTFASAIQNSVPAITFGMAAALRIEKVRLDRRDGVAKVLGTLACVAGASVITLYQGPTIFAPTGDDKPSLQQEVPFLAAVAGEGKNWTLGCVYLIGHCLSWSGWLVLQAPVLKKYPARLSVTSYTCFFGVIQFLIIAAFFERDAGAWVFQSGSEVFTILYAGFIASGVAFAVQIWCIDRGGPVFVAVYQPVQTLVVAIMASLTLGEKFYLGGIIGAALIITGLYLVLWGKSEDRSRIGKEAAVMAAASAGSSGGAEREVRSAKLASSITQPLLPPSSTTSDNV from the exons ATGGCGGACGCGGTGGATGCTCGCCGGGTCTGCGGGATGCCGGAGAAGGCGCAGCTCCACGTGGCGATGCTGGCGCTGCAGTTCGGCTACGCCGGCTTCCACGTCGTGTCCCGCCTCGCGCTCAACATGGGGATCAGCAAGCTCGTCTTCCCCGTCTACCGCAACATCATCGCGCTCTTCCTCCTCGTCCCCTTCGCCTACTTCCTCGAGAAGAAGGACCGACCCAGGCTCACCCTCGGCCTCGCCGtccacttcttcttcctcgccctctGCGGCATCACCGCCAACCAGGGCTTCTACCTCCTCGGCCTCGACAACACCTCCCCCACCTTCGCCTCCGCCATCCAGAACTCCGTTCCGGCCATCACCTTCGGCATGGCCGCCGCGCTCCGCATCGAGAAGGTGCGCCTCGACCGCCGCGACGGCGTCGCCAAGGTGCTGGGCACGCTCGCGTGCGTCGCAGGCGCGTCCGTCATCACGCTCTACCAAGGCCCCACCATCTTCGCCCCTACCGGCGACGACAAGCCGTCGTTGCAGCAGGAGGTGCCGTTTCTGGCGGCCGTGGCCGGGGAGGGCAAGAACTGGACGCTGGGGTGCGTCTACCTCATCGGCCACTGCCTCTCGTGGTCCGGCTGGCTGGTGCTGCAGGCTCCCGTGCTCAAGAAGTACCCCGCGAGGCTGTCGGTCACCTCCTACACCTGCTTCTTCGGCGTCATCCAGTTCCTCATCATCGCCGCCTTCTTCGAGAGGGACGCCGGCGCATGGGTCTTCCAGTCCGGCTCCGAAGTCTTCACCATCCTCTACGCC GGTTTCATCGCGTCCGGCGTGGCGTTCGCAGTGCAGATCTGGTGCATCGACCGCGGGGGCCCGGTGTTCGTGGCCGTGTACCAGCCCGTGCAGACGCTCGTCGTCGCCATCATGGCCTCCCTCACCCTCGGCGAGAAGTTCTACCTCGGCGGGATCATCGGCGCCGCGCTCATCATCACCGGCCTCTACCTCGTGCTCTGGGGCAAGAGCGAGGACAGGTCGCGCATCGGCAAGGAGGCCGCGGTCATGGCCGCCGCGTCCGCAGGTTCCTCCGGCGGCGCCGAGCGCGAGGTCCGGAGCGCCAAGCTCGCCTCCTCCATCACCCAGCCTCTCCTGCCGCCTTCCTCCACCACCTCCGACAATGTCTGA